The following coding sequences lie in one Rhinolophus ferrumequinum isolate MPI-CBG mRhiFer1 chromosome 16, mRhiFer1_v1.p, whole genome shotgun sequence genomic window:
- the RASSF4 gene encoding ras association domain-containing protein 4 isoform X1, producing MKEDCPPSSHVPISDSKSILKSELISLLKTYNCYHEGRSFQLRHREEEGALIIEGLLNIAWGLRRPIRLQIQDDRERMHLSSTSWMPGQPSCHQKEPPLQDGRVTAQEPRVQPTEHRAENSRDRSEPLEEDEETPQLMRTKSDAACVIQRPRCRAPGEAQRLRRHRFSINGHFYNHKTSVFTPAYGSVTNVRVNSTMTTLQVLTLLLNKFRVENGPSEFALYIAHESGERTKLKDCEYPLISRILHGPCEKIARIFLMEADLGEEVPHDVAQYIKFEMPVLDSFVEKLKEEEEREIIKLTMKFQALRLTMLQRLEQLVQAK from the exons atgaaggaagattGTCCACCCAGTTCTCACGTGCCCATCAGTGACAGCAAGTCCATTCTGAA GTCAGAGCTCATAAGCCTGCTGAAAACCTACAACTGCTACCATGAAGGCAGAAGCTTTCAGCTGAGACACCGAGAG GAAGAAGGGGCTCTGATCATCGAAGGGCTCCTCAACATTGCCTGGGGACTGAGACGGCCCATCCGGCTCCAGATACAGGATGACAGGGAGCGAATGCACCTCTCCTCAACCTCCTGGATGCCTGGCCAGCCCAGCTGCCACCA AAAGGAGCCACCTCTTCAGGATGGCAGGGTCACTGCCCAGGAGCCACGTGTTCAGCCCACCGAGCACAGGGCTGAGAACTCCAGAGACCGCTCAG AGCCTctggaggaggatgaggagacCCCTCAGCTGATGCGGACCAAGAGCGACGCGGCCTGTGTGATCCAGAGGCCCAGGTGCCGGGCCCCTGGCGAGGCCCAGAGGCTCCGGAGACACCGCTTCTCCATCAATGGGCACTTTTACAACCACAAG ACCTCCGTGTTTACTCCTGCATACGGATCCGTGACCAACGTGAGGGTCAACAGCACCATGACTACCCTGCAGGTGCTTACCCTTCTGCTGAACAAGTTCCGA GTGGAAAATGGCCCCAGTGAGTTTGCACTCTACATCGCTCATGAGTCTGGGG AGCGGACAAAATTGAAAGACTGTGAATACCCGCTGATTTCCAGAATCTTACATGGGCCCTGTGAGAAGATCGCCAGGATATTCCTGATGGAAGCTGACTTGGGTGAAGAAGTTCCCCATGAT GTCGCTCAGTACATTAAGTTTGAAATGCCGGTGCTGGACAGttttgttgaaaaattaaaagaagaggaggaaagagaaataatcaaaCTGACCATGAA GTTCCAAGCCCTGCGTCTGACAATGCTGCAGCGCCTGGAGCAGCTGGTGCAGGCCAAGTAG
- the RASSF4 gene encoding ras association domain-containing protein 4 isoform X2, which translates to MKEDCPPSSHVPISDSKSILKSELISLLKTYNCYHEGRSFQLRHREEEGALIIEGLLNIAWGLRRPIRLQIQDDRERMHLSSTSWMPGQPSCHQKEPPLQDGRVTAQEPRVQPTEHRAENSRDRSEPLEEDEETPQLMRTKSDAACVIQRPRCRAPGEAQRLRRHRFSINGHFYNHKTSVFTPAYGSVTNVRVNSTMTTLQVLTLLLNKFRVENGPSEFALYIAHESGERTKLKDCEYPLISRILHGPCEKIARIFLMEADLGEEVPHDVPSPASDNAAAPGAAGAGQVATQCPPLPMPAADSAP; encoded by the exons atgaaggaagattGTCCACCCAGTTCTCACGTGCCCATCAGTGACAGCAAGTCCATTCTGAA GTCAGAGCTCATAAGCCTGCTGAAAACCTACAACTGCTACCATGAAGGCAGAAGCTTTCAGCTGAGACACCGAGAG GAAGAAGGGGCTCTGATCATCGAAGGGCTCCTCAACATTGCCTGGGGACTGAGACGGCCCATCCGGCTCCAGATACAGGATGACAGGGAGCGAATGCACCTCTCCTCAACCTCCTGGATGCCTGGCCAGCCCAGCTGCCACCA AAAGGAGCCACCTCTTCAGGATGGCAGGGTCACTGCCCAGGAGCCACGTGTTCAGCCCACCGAGCACAGGGCTGAGAACTCCAGAGACCGCTCAG AGCCTctggaggaggatgaggagacCCCTCAGCTGATGCGGACCAAGAGCGACGCGGCCTGTGTGATCCAGAGGCCCAGGTGCCGGGCCCCTGGCGAGGCCCAGAGGCTCCGGAGACACCGCTTCTCCATCAATGGGCACTTTTACAACCACAAG ACCTCCGTGTTTACTCCTGCATACGGATCCGTGACCAACGTGAGGGTCAACAGCACCATGACTACCCTGCAGGTGCTTACCCTTCTGCTGAACAAGTTCCGA GTGGAAAATGGCCCCAGTGAGTTTGCACTCTACATCGCTCATGAGTCTGGGG AGCGGACAAAATTGAAAGACTGTGAATACCCGCTGATTTCCAGAATCTTACATGGGCCCTGTGAGAAGATCGCCAGGATATTCCTGATGGAAGCTGACTTGGGTGAAGAAGTTCCCCATGAT GTTCCAAGCCCTGCGTCTGACAATGCTGCAGCGCCTGGAGCAGCTGGTGCAGGCCAAGTAGCCACCCAGTG
- the DEPP1 gene encoding protein DEPP1, translated as MRSRLLLSVAHLPTIRESLEEILPGGPGQEPPASLSLDDYMRSIRQLAQPTSVLDESAARARLSRPHWPFRAKEKSCPTGSLQDISTCLCSQQPTLPGAGNADPLDWLFGQSQEKQLSWRDPPRRTGSSADPWGPHRQMDSSKAQGGPRRRLCDARVPGHSLARPSRDWHQGSWASGQHNQAAGPPPSSRPSSILRTLYTHLPVIHEL; from the coding sequence ATGAGGTCCCGGCTTCTGCTTTCTGTGGCCCACCTGCCCACAATCCGGGAGAGCTTGGAGGAGATACTGCCTGGGGGGCCTGGGCAGGAACCCCCGGCCTCCCTCAGCCTGGATGACTACATGAGGTCCATTCGTCAGCTGGCACAGCCCACCTCAGTGCTGGACGAGTCTGCAGCCAGGGCCCGACTCAGCAGACCCCACTGGCCATTCCGGGCCAAGGAGAAGAGCTGCCCCACCGGGTCCCTACAGGACATCAGCACCTGCTTATGCAGCCAGCAGCCCACACTGCCTGGGGCTGGCAATGCTGATCCCCTGGACTGGCTCTTTGGGCAGTCCCAGGAAAAGCAGCTAAGCTGGAGGGACCCGCCAAGGAGGACTGGCTCTTCTGCTGACCCCTGGGGTCCACACAGACAGATGGACAGCAGCAAAGCCCAGGGTGGCCCCAGAAGGAGGCTCTGTGATGCCAGGGTACCGGGACACTCTCTGGCGAGACCATCAAGGGACTGGCACCAGGGTTCCTGGGCCTCCGGGCAACACAACCAGGCCGCAGGCCCCCCACCGAGCTCACGCCCCAGCAGCATCCTCAGAACTCTCTACACCCACCTCCCAGTGATCCATGAGCTCTGA